One region of Limnospira fusiformis SAG 85.79 genomic DNA includes:
- a CDS encoding GDP-L-fucose synthase family protein, whose protein sequence is MNTLDLQDQRILVTGGAGFLGKQVIDQLLKAGAKSENISVPRSHNCDLRNLEACQQVAKGQDIIIHLAAHVGGIGLNQVKPAELFYDNLMMGAQLIHSAYQVGVKKFVCVGTICAYPKFTPVPFQEDDLWNGYPEETNAPYGIAKKALLVQLEAYRQQYGFNGIYLLPVNLYGPEDNFNPKSSHVIPALVRKVYEAQQRGDKQLPVWGDGSPSREFLYSTDAARGIVMATQHYDEPDPVNLGTNYEITIRDLVELICELMEFQGEIVWETDKPNGQPRRCLDTNRAKEKFGFVAEVEFRQGLKNTIDWYRQNPDL, encoded by the coding sequence ATGAATACTCTGGATTTACAAGACCAACGGATTTTGGTTACGGGAGGGGCTGGTTTTCTGGGAAAACAGGTGATTGACCAGCTTCTGAAGGCGGGGGCTAAATCTGAAAATATTTCCGTACCGCGATCGCATAATTGTGACCTGCGAAACTTAGAAGCCTGTCAACAAGTCGCTAAAGGTCAGGATATCATTATCCATTTGGCCGCCCATGTGGGGGGTATCGGCTTAAATCAGGTAAAACCCGCTGAGTTGTTCTACGATAACCTGATGATGGGGGCTCAGTTGATTCACTCAGCCTATCAAGTAGGGGTCAAGAAATTTGTCTGTGTGGGGACTATCTGCGCTTATCCTAAATTTACCCCGGTTCCCTTCCAGGAAGATGACTTATGGAATGGCTACCCAGAAGAAACTAATGCCCCCTATGGGATAGCCAAAAAGGCGCTATTGGTACAATTGGAAGCCTACCGACAGCAGTATGGGTTTAATGGGATTTACTTATTGCCGGTGAATCTCTATGGCCCAGAGGATAATTTTAACCCGAAAAGTTCCCATGTGATTCCGGCTTTGGTGCGTAAGGTCTATGAAGCACAACAACGGGGGGATAAACAGCTTCCGGTGTGGGGTGATGGTAGTCCTAGTCGGGAGTTTCTCTACTCGACTGATGCGGCGCGGGGAATTGTCATGGCTACCCAACATTATGACGAACCAGACCCGGTGAATTTGGGGACTAATTATGAAATTACTATTCGGGACCTGGTAGAGTTGATTTGTGAGTTGATGGAGTTTCAGGGAGAAATTGTCTGGGAAACTGATAAGCCTAATGGTCAACCGCGCCGCTGTTTAGACACAAATCGCGCTAAGGAAAAGTTTGGGTTTGTGGCTGAGGTGGAGTTTCGCCAGGGTCTGAAAAATACTATTGACTGGTATCGACAAAATCCTGATCTGTGA
- the gmd gene encoding GDP-mannose 4,6-dehydratase has protein sequence MSNSKPALITGITGQDGSYLSELLLEKGYEVHGIIRRSSSFNTDRIEHIYKDPHNPNARLFLHYGDLTDGTTLRRILEEVKPVEIYNLGAQSHVRVSFDCPEYTVDTVGLGVLRLLEAIRDYQQRTGIQVRFYQAGSSEMFGKVQEIPQKETTPFYPRSPYACAKVYGHWQTVNYRESYGLFACNGILFNHESPRRGPTFVTRKITRAVARIVKGMQKELYLGNLDAKRDWGYAKDYVRGMWMMLQHDQPDDYVLATNETHSIREFLDVAFNYVNLDWHDYVKFDERYLRPAEVELLIGDSTKAQNVLGWKPLVSFEELVKLMVDSDLTLLEEPHEEGDHFD, from the coding sequence ATGTCAAACAGTAAACCAGCGTTAATCACAGGTATCACAGGTCAAGATGGTTCATATCTGAGTGAGTTACTATTAGAAAAAGGCTACGAAGTTCACGGAATTATTCGTCGTAGTTCTAGTTTTAATACAGACCGCATTGAACATATTTACAAAGACCCCCATAATCCTAATGCTCGGTTATTCTTACACTATGGGGATTTAACAGATGGTACTACTCTGCGTCGTATCTTAGAAGAGGTTAAGCCGGTAGAAATTTATAATTTGGGGGCTCAATCCCATGTGCGGGTCAGTTTTGACTGTCCAGAATATACTGTTGATACGGTGGGTTTAGGGGTATTAAGACTATTAGAAGCTATTCGAGATTATCAGCAGCGCACAGGGATTCAGGTGCGGTTTTATCAAGCAGGTTCTTCGGAAATGTTTGGGAAAGTTCAGGAAATCCCCCAGAAAGAAACTACACCTTTTTACCCTCGTAGTCCCTATGCTTGTGCGAAGGTTTACGGACACTGGCAAACGGTTAATTATCGGGAATCTTACGGTTTATTTGCCTGTAATGGTATCCTGTTTAATCATGAAAGTCCCCGCCGTGGTCCGACTTTTGTTACCCGCAAAATTACCCGCGCTGTAGCCAGGATTGTGAAGGGAATGCAGAAGGAACTTTATCTGGGTAATCTGGATGCAAAACGGGACTGGGGTTATGCTAAGGATTATGTGCGGGGAATGTGGATGATGTTGCAACATGATCAACCGGATGATTATGTGTTGGCAACTAATGAAACTCATTCAATTCGCGAGTTTTTGGATGTGGCTTTTAATTATGTCAATTTGGATTGGCATGATTATGTCAAATTTGATGAACGCTATTTACGCCCGGCTGAGGTAGAATTGCTGATTGGGGATTCGACTAAAGCCCAAAATGTCTTGGGTTGGAAGCCGTTAGTGTCTTTTGAGGAATTGGTAAAGCTGATGGTTGATAGTGACCTAACACTATTGGAAGAACCTCATGAAGAGGGAGACCATTTTGATTAA
- a CDS encoding NAD(P)H dehydrogenase subunit NdhS: MILPGSAVRVINADDTYYEFQGQVQRLADGKAAVLFEGGNWDKLVTFKLSELEAIDTTTGRKGK, from the coding sequence ATGATTCTACCAGGTTCCGCCGTTCGCGTTATTAATGCTGATGATACCTACTATGAGTTTCAAGGACAAGTCCAAAGACTCGCTGACGGCAAAGCTGCCGTTTTATTTGAAGGCGGAAATTGGGATAAATTAGTCACTTTTAAACTCTCTGAACTAGAGGCGATCGACACTACCACTGGACGCAAAGGTAAGTAG
- a CDS encoding 5-formyltetrahydrofolate cyclo-ligase, which yields MSKSQLRRRLLSDRQSLATTVWRQNSDRITDHLRRWWRFQQAKTILAYFSFRQEPDLSPLWYVSPEKVWGFPRCVDGSLIWHHWRPENARQRGSFGLMEPDPSLPVLQPSQVDLILVPSVSCDGCGYRLGYGGGFYDRMLSRSEWSKIPTVGIVFAAARVDTLPRDSWDQPLAAVCTEEGIWELSK from the coding sequence GTGAGTAAGTCTCAACTACGCCGCCGTTTGTTAAGCGATCGCCAATCTCTAGCCACGACTGTTTGGCGACAAAATAGCGATCGCATTACTGACCATCTACGCCGTTGGTGGCGATTTCAGCAAGCCAAGACTATCTTGGCTTATTTTAGTTTTCGCCAAGAACCCGATTTGAGTCCTCTCTGGTATGTCTCCCCAGAAAAGGTCTGGGGGTTTCCTCGCTGTGTGGATGGGTCTTTGATTTGGCATCACTGGCGGCCGGAAAATGCCCGCCAAAGGGGGTCTTTTGGTTTAATGGAACCGGACCCCAGCTTACCGGTTTTGCAGCCGTCTCAGGTCGATTTAATCCTGGTTCCGTCCGTTTCCTGTGATGGCTGTGGCTATCGGTTAGGATATGGGGGAGGATTTTATGACCGGATGTTGAGTCGGTCTGAGTGGTCTAAAATTCCTACCGTGGGAATTGTGTTTGCGGCCGCCAGGGTGGATACTCTCCCTAGGGATAGTTGGGACCAGCCTTTGGCCGCGGTTTGTACTGAGGAGGGTATATGGGAGTTGTCAAAATAA
- a CDS encoding sugar transferase, with protein sequence MTANSQLIFGRGLRRAFTRRGFVPLVRPRQQRTLSLVQSLNGDFFKRSFDIVFSLSVLILFSPVYLILSLLIALSSPGSVFYVQERVGKNRQRFGCIKFRTMVSNADEMLMEIMETSPNLRQEFQDTFKLKHDPRITWIGRFLRVTSLDEFPQFWNVLKGDMSVVGPRPLVAEELHKYGRHMDKVLTIRPGITGLWQVSGRNDIPYPRRVQIDLHYVNFKNFWIDLWIIIKTIGVVIFPKDNGAY encoded by the coding sequence ATGACTGCCAATAGCCAACTTATCTTCGGTAGGGGACTTCGACGTGCATTTACAAGGCGTGGCTTTGTACCCTTAGTGCGTCCGCGTCAGCAACGAACCCTGTCTCTGGTACAGAGTCTGAACGGAGATTTTTTTAAGCGTTCATTTGACATTGTGTTTTCCCTATCGGTTCTGATTTTGTTTTCTCCGGTTTATTTGATACTGAGCTTGTTAATTGCCCTGAGTTCCCCTGGTAGCGTGTTTTACGTCCAGGAAAGAGTCGGCAAAAATCGCCAACGGTTTGGTTGTATCAAATTCAGGACCATGGTTAGTAATGCAGATGAGATGCTGATGGAGATCATGGAAACCTCTCCTAATCTCCGCCAAGAGTTTCAGGATACGTTTAAACTTAAACATGATCCTCGAATTACCTGGATAGGTAGATTCTTGCGTGTGACTAGCCTTGATGAGTTTCCCCAATTCTGGAATGTTCTCAAAGGTGATATGAGTGTAGTAGGCCCTAGACCCCTGGTAGCCGAGGAATTACATAAATATGGTCGTCACATGGATAAGGTTCTGACCATCAGACCGGGAATCACTGGACTCTGGCAAGTCTCAGGACGCAATGATATTCCCTATCCTCGTCGAGTTCAGATTGATTTGCACTATGTTAATTTCAAGAATTTCTGGATTGACTTATGGATCATTATCAAAACTATTGGTGTGGTAATTTTTCCCAAGGATAATGGTGCTTATTAA
- a CDS encoding glycosyl hydrolase family 28-related protein yields the protein MTTYGAIPNDGKDDTEAIQQALNDHPTGNHIFYFPDGVYNVSGQIRYAGTEKRNILQGQSRDGTIIKLDDNSGLDTSVIWTGSPPAQRFRNSIRDLTVDIGRGNPNVNGIDFIANNQGSIRNVKIISRDGQGRIGLNLSIDENGPLLAKDIHVVGFDIGIQTWNPTASQTLEHITLENQNQYGWKNFNQNVFVRGLQSTNQVTAIWNMPDGGSVFTLIDSVLTGFGSASELPAIHNQKAMYVRQLRTSGYQQAIWQNDKGRGNASQPDGYVKEWIARGEFQSLFDSPQTMLNLPIKETPELPWHDLSEWVSPLAYGGNPNDGIDDTQAIQAAIDSGGKTVYLPNGVWDVNGTLELRGNVQRLIATEARIVGDGVIRIGQGTSPTVIIERVEAASISIVHESDRTLIISSSLVNSYSSTQGNGGDVYIEDVGGGPWVFTNQNVWMRQINPEITHSPRITNDGGSLWILGYKTEDEGTLVKTINGGKTEVLGGLILNGRFADIPGFINIDSSLSYANVGFLTFSGGSIPIGVAETRNGVTLMTDQLPPYYTGYQQPTSSRQSENFLVSWWRFILRLFAMV from the coding sequence GTGACCACCTATGGCGCTATTCCTAACGATGGAAAGGACGACACGGAGGCAATTCAACAGGCATTAAACGACCACCCAACCGGAAATCATATTTTCTACTTTCCTGATGGAGTGTATAACGTTAGCGGTCAAATTAGATATGCGGGAACCGAAAAACGGAACATTCTACAAGGTCAAAGCCGTGACGGAACCATTATTAAACTTGATGATAACTCCGGTTTAGATACATCAGTAATTTGGACAGGTTCCCCACCAGCGCAAAGATTTCGGAACAGTATTCGAGACCTGACCGTTGATATTGGTCGCGGTAATCCTAACGTTAATGGGATAGATTTTATTGCCAATAATCAGGGTTCAATTCGCAACGTTAAAATCATCTCAAGAGATGGTCAAGGGAGAATCGGCTTAAACCTTTCCATCGATGAAAATGGGCCCCTACTAGCTAAAGATATTCATGTAGTTGGATTTGATATCGGCATCCAAACCTGGAACCCTACAGCCAGTCAAACCCTGGAACATATTACCCTAGAAAACCAAAATCAGTACGGCTGGAAAAATTTTAATCAAAATGTTTTTGTCCGAGGCTTACAGAGTACCAATCAAGTGACAGCCATTTGGAATATGCCTGATGGTGGTAGTGTTTTTACGCTGATTGATTCTGTGTTAACTGGATTCGGTTCTGCTTCGGAATTGCCAGCGATTCATAACCAAAAAGCAATGTATGTTCGCCAATTGAGAACTTCGGGATATCAACAGGCAATTTGGCAGAATGATAAAGGTCGTGGTAATGCTTCTCAACCTGATGGTTATGTGAAGGAGTGGATAGCTAGGGGAGAGTTTCAGAGTCTTTTTGACAGTCCCCAAACTATGCTAAATCTGCCGATTAAAGAAACCCCAGAATTGCCTTGGCATGATTTATCAGAGTGGGTAAGTCCCCTGGCTTATGGGGGGAATCCTAATGATGGTATTGATGACACACAAGCGATACAAGCTGCTATTGATTCGGGAGGGAAAACTGTTTATCTTCCTAATGGGGTTTGGGATGTTAATGGCACTTTGGAATTAAGGGGTAATGTACAGCGGTTAATTGCTACGGAAGCTAGAATTGTTGGTGATGGTGTCATTAGAATTGGACAAGGAACATCCCCGACGGTGATTATCGAAAGAGTAGAGGCAGCTTCTATTTCTATTGTACATGAAAGCGATCGCACTTTGATTATTTCTAGTTCTCTTGTCAATAGCTATAGTAGTACCCAAGGAAACGGCGGAGATGTCTATATTGAAGACGTTGGCGGCGGTCCCTGGGTGTTTACTAATCAAAATGTGTGGATGCGTCAAATTAACCCGGAAATTACACATAGTCCTAGGATTACCAATGATGGCGGGTCTCTGTGGATTCTTGGATATAAAACCGAAGATGAGGGGACTTTGGTTAAAACCATTAATGGCGGGAAAACAGAAGTATTAGGCGGCTTGATTTTAAATGGCAGATTTGCAGATATTCCCGGATTTATTAACATTGATTCATCCCTGAGTTATGCTAATGTTGGGTTTCTCACTTTTAGTGGCGGTTCAATACCTATTGGAGTGGCAGAAACCCGTAATGGTGTCACCCTCATGACTGACCAACTACCACCCTACTACACTGGTTATCAGCAGCCAACATCCTCCCGTCAATCTGAAAATTTCCTAGTCAGTTGGTGGCGGTTTATACTCCGACTATTTGCTATGGTTTAA
- a CDS encoding DUF938 domain-containing protein, with protein sequence MNFSEDLRQNAPATERNRQPILEVLKRVLPPTGTVLEVASGTGQHAVFFAPRLSPRRWLPSDPQPLLQQSIKAWQTHYPSDNLYPPLGLDVEANPWSVEGNNLPLELSEFPITAIVAINLIHISPWSACEGLMAGSDRILKTGGILYLYGPYKIGGKHTAPSNASFDEYLRTSNPKWGVRNLDDVVELAKGYHLELVETVPMPANNFSVVFRRC encoded by the coding sequence ATGAATTTTTCCGAAGATTTGCGACAAAATGCACCAGCCACGGAAAGAAACCGTCAACCGATTTTAGAGGTATTAAAAAGGGTGTTACCCCCCACGGGAACCGTCTTAGAAGTAGCCAGCGGCACAGGACAACACGCGGTTTTTTTTGCTCCCCGTCTCTCACCTAGGCGGTGGCTACCTTCCGACCCGCAACCTTTGTTACAACAGAGTATTAAAGCATGGCAAACTCATTACCCTTCAGATAATCTCTACCCTCCCCTAGGGTTAGACGTAGAAGCTAACCCCTGGTCAGTCGAAGGGAATAATTTACCTTTGGAATTATCGGAATTTCCCATCACTGCTATTGTAGCAATTAACCTGATTCATATCTCGCCTTGGTCGGCTTGTGAAGGGTTAATGGCGGGAAGCGATCGCATTTTGAAAACAGGGGGAATTTTATATCTCTATGGACCCTATAAAATCGGTGGAAAACACACCGCACCTAGTAACGCTTCCTTTGATGAATATTTGCGAACTTCTAACCCCAAGTGGGGTGTCAGAAACCTTGATGATGTGGTAGAATTAGCCAAGGGTTATCACCTAGAATTGGTGGAAACCGTCCCCATGCCTGCCAATAATTTTTCCGTAGTTTTCAGGCGTTGTTAA
- a CDS encoding GNAT family N-acetyltransferase, translated as MRIINLSPNNQHHIHQAATLLVAEFRENWPNAWPTYQRGLAEVMESFGDGRVNLVAVDDHDNILGWIGGISQYQGHVWELHPLVVRRDYQGLGIGRKLVAHLEDYVRLQGGLTLWLGTDDENHLTSLSGVELYPHCWEHIANIKNHGRHPYEFYHKCGFVIMGVVPDANGIGKPDILMAKSLRLDNHSESK; from the coding sequence ATGAGGATTATTAATCTCAGTCCTAATAATCAACATCATATCCACCAGGCGGCTACTTTATTAGTCGCAGAATTTCGGGAAAATTGGCCGAATGCTTGGCCGACTTATCAACGTGGTTTAGCCGAGGTTATGGAGTCTTTTGGCGACGGTAGAGTTAATCTGGTCGCCGTCGATGACCATGATAATATTCTAGGCTGGATTGGTGGGATTAGTCAATATCAAGGTCATGTTTGGGAATTACATCCTTTGGTAGTCAGAAGGGATTATCAAGGGTTGGGAATAGGGCGAAAATTGGTCGCTCATTTAGAGGATTATGTGCGGTTACAAGGAGGCTTAACTTTATGGTTGGGTACCGATGACGAAAATCATTTAACCTCCCTATCTGGTGTCGAATTATACCCCCACTGTTGGGAACATATTGCTAATATAAAAAATCATGGTCGCCATCCCTATGAGTTTTATCATAAATGCGGTTTTGTGATTATGGGAGTAGTCCCCGATGCTAATGGTATCGGAAAACCTGATATTTTGATGGCTAAATCTTTGAGACTGGACAACCATTCTGAATCCAAATAA
- a CDS encoding Mrp/NBP35 family ATP-binding protein: protein MPDKLDASSVLEVLRPVQDPELQKSLVELNMIRNVKITGGDVRFTLVLTTPACPLREFIVEDCQKAVKQLPGVETVEVDVTAETPQQKSLPDRQGISGVKNIFAISSGKGGVGKSTVAVNVAVALASTGAKVGLIDADIYGPNDPTMLGLADTQVMVQQTPEGDRLEPAFNYGVKLVSMAFLIDRDQPVIWRGPMLNGIIRQFLYQVYWGELDYLIVDMPPGTGDAQLTLAQAVPMSGAVIVTTPQEVSLLDSRKGLKMFEQLGVSILGIVENMSYFVPPDLPDRKYDIFGTGGGQKTADDLGVPLLGAIPLEMPVRQGGDSGVPIVVSHPDSASAQELTAIAKKIAARVSVMALA, encoded by the coding sequence ATGCCAGATAAGTTAGATGCCAGTTCCGTACTGGAAGTTTTAAGACCCGTTCAAGACCCCGAACTACAAAAGAGTTTGGTGGAATTGAATATGATCCGTAATGTGAAAATCACTGGCGGAGATGTCCGTTTTACCCTGGTTTTGACCACCCCCGCTTGTCCTCTGCGCGAGTTTATCGTCGAAGATTGTCAGAAGGCTGTTAAACAGCTTCCCGGAGTCGAAACCGTCGAAGTAGATGTCACGGCGGAAACTCCACAACAAAAATCTCTCCCAGACCGTCAGGGAATTAGCGGGGTGAAAAATATCTTCGCTATTTCTAGCGGTAAGGGTGGGGTTGGTAAAAGTACCGTTGCGGTTAATGTGGCCGTCGCTCTCGCCTCTACCGGCGCTAAGGTCGGTTTGATTGATGCTGATATCTATGGCCCCAATGACCCCACTATGTTGGGTCTGGCTGATACTCAGGTCATGGTTCAGCAAACTCCCGAAGGCGATCGCTTGGAACCCGCTTTTAACTATGGCGTTAAGTTGGTGTCCATGGCTTTTCTGATTGACCGCGATCAACCTGTCATTTGGCGCGGTCCTATGTTAAATGGCATTATCCGACAGTTTCTCTATCAGGTGTATTGGGGTGAGTTGGATTATCTCATTGTCGATATGCCGCCCGGAACCGGAGACGCTCAGTTAACCCTCGCACAAGCTGTTCCTATGTCTGGGGCGGTCATTGTTACTACTCCCCAAGAAGTCTCTCTGTTGGACTCCCGCAAAGGCTTAAAAATGTTTGAACAGTTGGGTGTGTCTATTTTGGGCATTGTCGAAAATATGAGCTATTTCGTCCCCCCAGATCTCCCCGATCGCAAATATGATATCTTTGGCACGGGCGGCGGTCAGAAAACTGCTGATGATTTGGGAGTACCACTATTGGGCGCTATTCCCCTGGAAATGCCTGTCCGACAAGGTGGGGATTCTGGGGTTCCTATTGTGGTCTCTCACCCCGACTCCGCCTCCGCTCAGGAGTTGACTGCGATCGCAAAAAAAATCGCCGCTAGGGTCTCGGTTATGGCTCTGGCTTAA
- a CDS encoding carbohydrate ABC transporter permease, producing MGVVKITSGGRVNYRAIATYMVLIAIAIAMLFPLFWLVGTAFKSPTENIFQVPPQFIPREPTFGNFVRVWQTNPFGRYLFNSTLVAVLTVGLNLLFCSLAAYPLARLNFWGRDFLLSAIVSTIMIPFQIVMIPLYILAVQLGLRNTYLGIIFPSLASAFGIFLLRQAFMGVPKELEEAARIDGCSELGIWWHIMIPSVRPALMTLAIFVFIGSWSDFLWPLIVVDRPEYYTMPLGVANLAGTFSLDWRIVAAGSVISIAPVLLLFLIVQRYIVPTDTATGVKG from the coding sequence ATGGGAGTTGTCAAAATAACTTCTGGTGGCCGCGTAAATTATCGGGCGATCGCTACTTATATGGTACTCATTGCTATAGCGATCGCTATGCTATTTCCCCTATTTTGGTTGGTGGGAACTGCCTTTAAATCCCCTACCGAAAACATCTTTCAGGTTCCCCCCCAGTTTATTCCTCGGGAACCTACTTTCGGGAATTTTGTCAGAGTTTGGCAAACTAATCCCTTTGGTCGCTATTTATTTAATAGTACCCTCGTCGCCGTTTTAACCGTCGGATTAAATCTGCTATTTTGTTCCTTGGCTGCCTATCCTTTGGCGCGATTAAACTTTTGGGGTCGCGATTTTCTCCTAAGTGCGATCGTTTCCACCATCATGATACCCTTTCAGATTGTCATGATTCCCCTGTATATTCTAGCCGTACAGTTAGGATTAAGAAATACTTATTTAGGCATTATTTTTCCATCCTTAGCCTCAGCTTTTGGTATATTTCTATTGCGACAGGCATTTATGGGAGTTCCCAAAGAGTTAGAAGAAGCAGCCAGAATTGATGGCTGTTCAGAATTAGGCATTTGGTGGCATATTATGATACCCTCAGTCCGTCCCGCCTTAATGACTTTAGCCATTTTTGTCTTTATCGGGTCTTGGAGTGATTTTCTGTGGCCCTTAATTGTAGTCGATCGCCCAGAATATTATACCATGCCTTTAGGGGTAGCAAATCTAGCCGGAACTTTCTCTCTCGATTGGCGGATAGTCGCCGCCGGTTCCGTCATTTCTATTGCCCCTGTGTTACTACTATTTTTAATAGTACAACGGTATATTGTCCCTACAGATACAGCTACGGGGGTCAAAGGTTAA
- a CDS encoding DUF4332 domain-containing protein, whose protein sequence is MNHPTTKHPKITSCYWEISQLPGLDADNIKLLNKCGIQNTQQLLARGSNNAHKIALSNQLGINIRNISKWVAMSDLARVPSIGYQYCGVLLHSGVSSVNQLSQMSIQQLHKQILRLYVGTIKSRQICPSIDVIQTWIKQSQRLGKN, encoded by the coding sequence ATGAATCATCCCACAACTAAGCATCCAAAAATTACCTCCTGTTATTGGGAAATTTCTCAACTACCTGGGTTAGATGCAGATAATATTAAACTCCTGAATAAATGTGGTATTCAAAACACCCAGCAACTTCTCGCGCGCGGGAGTAATAATGCTCATAAAATCGCCTTATCCAACCAACTAGGTATCAACATCAGAAATATCAGTAAATGGGTAGCAATGTCCGACTTAGCCAGGGTTCCCAGTATTGGTTATCAATATTGTGGTGTCTTATTACATAGTGGCGTAAGTTCAGTCAATCAACTTTCTCAGATGTCTATTCAACAACTACATAAACAGATTTTACGGCTATATGTAGGAACCATTAAATCTCGCCAAATATGTCCATCTATTGATGTCATCCAAACCTGGATTAAACAATCTCAAAGATTGGGTAAAAATTAA